The Nocardioides sp. cx-173 genome segment GCGGTGCAGCCCCGGCCGCGTGCGGGCGTCCGCGGTGGAGAACCAGCGCCCCTGACTGCTGACGTGGTCGCCGTCGCGCAGCGACTCGAGCACGCCGACGAACTCCTGGAACCGGTCGACCCGCTCGCGCACGGACAGCTCGCCGGCGCCGAGGACCTGCGAGTCAAGGTCGCCCCCGGTGCCGAGGCCGAGCAGGAACCGCCCGCCGGAGATGTCCTCGAGTGCCTGGGCGTCGCGGAAGAGCAGGTAGGGGTGGCGGAAGTTGGGGGCGGACACCAGCGTGCCGAGCCCGATCCGCTCGGTGACCCCGGCCGCGGCCGCCAGCGTCGGCGTCGCCCCGGCCCACGGCGAGTCGGGCAGCCCGCCCCAGACCAGGTGGTCGTAGGTCCAGGCGTGGTCGAAGCCCATCTCCTCGGTGGCCTGCCACCGGGGAGCGGCCTCGGTCCACGGCTGGTCGGTCAGGAGGGTCAGGCCGAAGCGCATGCCATGAGCCTAGGGCCCGGCCCTATCCGCGGACCGTGCCGCCGTGGTAGGCCGAGACATGGACACCGCGACGCTGCTCAAGGAGCTCGAGCCCACGGTCGAGGCCAACCTCGACCGGCACCTGGACGTGGCGCAGGAGTGGATGCCGCACGAGTACGTCCCGTGGGCCGAGGGCCGCAACTTCGCGCTCCTCGACGGCGAGCCGTGGTCGCTGGAGCAGTCGACGCTCTCGCCGATCGCCCGCACCGCGCTGGAGGTCAACCTCCTCACCGAGGACAACCTGCCCAGCTACCACCGCGAGGTCGAGCGTGCGTTCGGCCGGGACAGCGCGTGGGGGGAGTGGGTGAACCGGTGGACGGCCGAGGAGGGCCGCCATGCGTTCTGCATCCGCGACTACCTGCTGGTCACCCGCGGCGTCGACCCCGACGAGCTCGAGCGGGCGCGGATGCAGACCATGGAGGCCGGCTTCGACTCCGGTGACAAGCCGCTGCTGCACGTGTGCGCGTACGTGTCCTTCCAGGAGCTGGCGACCCGGGTCTCGCACCGCAACACCGGGCGGATCACCGAGGACCCGGTCGCCGAGCGGCTCCTCACCCGCGTCGCCAAGGACGAGAACCTGCACATGATCTTCTACCGCAACATCATCGAGGCCGCCCTGCAGCTCGCGCCCGGGCCCACGATGCGCGCCATCACCGACGAGGTCCTCGACTTCCAGATGCCCGGGGCGGTGATCCCCGGCTTCGCGCGCAAGGCGGTCCAGATGGCCCGGGCCGGGATCTACG includes the following:
- a CDS encoding acyl-ACP desaturase gives rise to the protein MDTATLLKELEPTVEANLDRHLDVAQEWMPHEYVPWAEGRNFALLDGEPWSLEQSTLSPIARTALEVNLLTEDNLPSYHREVERAFGRDSAWGEWVNRWTAEEGRHAFCIRDYLLVTRGVDPDELERARMQTMEAGFDSGDKPLLHVCAYVSFQELATRVSHRNTGRITEDPVAERLLTRVAKDENLHMIFYRNIIEAALQLAPGPTMRAITDEVLDFQMPGAVIPGFARKAVQMARAGIYDLRIHHDDIVQPLVRQWRLFELEGLDEEGERARDELAAAMAALDEQATRFVEQREAAAAKRAARRA
- a CDS encoding LLM class flavin-dependent oxidoreductase; this translates as MRFGLTLLTDQPWTEAAPRWQATEEMGFDHAWTYDHLVWGGLPDSPWAGATPTLAAAAGVTERIGLGTLVSAPNFRHPYLLFRDAQALEDISGGRFLLGLGTGGDLDSQVLGAGELSVRERVDRFQEFVGVLESLRDGDHVSSQGRWFSTADARTRPGLHRTPYLVAANGPRSLRFAAAHGDGWVTTGPHATDSLDGWCAGLAESAAIFSDAAAAAGRDLAALPRYVLTDAAPHLSGQGRFALSSVAFFEEVAGRVADLGFTDLVTHWPREDTTYVGDESVLETVAADVLPRLR